In Equus asinus isolate D_3611 breed Donkey chromosome 13, EquAss-T2T_v2, whole genome shotgun sequence, one DNA window encodes the following:
- the SLFN14 gene encoding protein SLFN14 isoform X1 yields the protein MTPFCYCLEHRGAAVMESLKTDTEMLYPEITVEVGRVTFGEENRKKMTDSYLKRTENSKIIQATCALLNSGGGVIKAEIDDKTYNYRCHGLGQDLETSFQKLLPSGSQKYLDYMQQGCNLLIFVKSWSPDVFSLPLRICSLRSNLYQRAVTSAINLNASSALELLREKQSRAQRGRSRVKELHPQKVLDRNIQEEEDMRMFASEFFKKDKLMYKEKLNFTESTHVELKRFTTKKIVPRIKEMLPHYVSAFANTHGGYLIIGVDDKSKEVFGCKREKVNPDLLKKEIENCIEKLPTFHFCCEKPKVNFTTKILNVYQKDVLYGYVCVVQVEPFCCVVFTEAPDSWIMRDNAVTRLTAEHWVAMMLDIQSASSLATDHGLPLSSPASSALRSPSFPTKVLEFKGALQQRLFPVTQEEIQFKPESLCKKLFSDHKGLEELMKTQIYPCSQGIVIFSRSWASDVGLRKEWNVLCDALLIAVNSPLVLYTILIDPTWTGGLAYARSTAHQLKQKLGTVGGYTGKVCVIPRLIHLPSTQYRPGEIAMHYPQSYRLASENEMEDLLQALIVVSLSSRSLLSDQLGCEFFDLLIAEQGELLSESLRETRELFIHCFPGTRKTALAIRIMEKMKDLFHCKPKEILYVCESDSLKDYVTQKTTCQAVTQKTFMQGEFLKIKHIVMDETENFCSQYGDWYTKARSITHPKVRGAGTENLHHGILWLFLDPFQVHHGAVNGLPPPSAQFPRKTITNGIHCALEIAMVMKEEMKKIKENPPSNMSPDTLALFREASYKEAMCAQALPGVCETETNMTTEQIAKHVAERCHNLFQCGYLPKDIAILCRRREDRGRYELALLKAMKLMETHGATEVVFSQAAGVLGSHIVLDSIQQFSGLKRNIVFGLSPECALSDEFHKLCFASRAIKHLYLLYEKRAAF from the exons ATGACCCCTTTCTGTTATTGTCTGGAGCACAGAGGGGCTGCTGTGATGGAGAGTCTCAAGACTGACACGGAAATGCTCTATCCTGAGATAACTGTAGAAGTGGGCAGAGTGACTTTTGGagaagagaacaggaagaagatgACCGACAGCTATTTGAAAAGAACTGAGAATTCTAAAATCATCCAAGCTACATGTGCACTGTTAAATTCTGGAGGGGGTGTGATCAAAGCGGAGATCGATGATAAAACTTATAATTACCGATGCCATGGGCTGGGACAGGATCTAGAAACTTCTTTTCAAAAGCTCCTTCCTTCAGGTTCACAGAAATACCTTGACTACATGCAGCAGGGGTGCAATCTCCTGATTTTTGTGAAGTCATGGAGCCCAGATGTTTTCAGCCTCCCCCTCAGGATTTGCAGCTTGCGCTCCAATTTATATCAGAGAGCTGTGACTTCCGCTATCAACTTGAATGCCAGCAGTGCCCTGGAACTTCTCAGAGAGAAGCAGTCTAGAGCTCAGAGAGGAAGATCGAGGGTGAAGGAGCTGCATCCTCAGAAAGTTCTTGACAGAAACATTCAGGAAGAGGAAGATATGAGGATGTTTGcctcagaattttttaaaaaggacaagcTCATGTATAAGGAGAAACTCAACTTCACTGAGTCAACACATGTCGAGTTGAAAAGGTTCACCACCAAAAAGATTGTCCCTCGGATTAAAGAAATGCTGCCTCATTATGTGTCTGCATTTGCCAATACTCACGGGGGATACCTAATTATTGGGGTGGATGATAAGAGCAAAGAAGTGTTTGGAtgtaagagagaaaaagtgaacCCTgacttattaaaaaaagaaatagaaaactgcaTAGAAAAACTGCCTACCTTCCACTTCTGCTGTGAGAAGCCAAAGGTGAATTTCACTACCAAAATCTTGAATGTGTACCAAAAGGATGTTCTGTATGGTTATGTCTGTGTGGTTCAAGTGGAGCCTTTCTGCTGTGTGGTATTCACAGAGGCCCCGGATTCCTGGATCATGAGGGACAATGCTGTCACAAGGCTGACAGCTGAGCACTGGGTGGCCATGATGCTGGATATTCAGTCAG CCTCCAGTCTGGCCACAGACCACGGTCTTCCCCTGAGTTCACCAGCTTCATCTGCACTTAGAAGCCCGTCATTTCCCACAAAAGTCTTGGAATTTAAGGGGGCTCTACAACAACGTTTGTTTCCAG TGACACAGGAAGAGATACAATTTAAACCAGAATCCCTCTGTAAGAAGCTATTCTCAGATCATAAAGGACTGGAGGAATTAATGAAGACACAGATATATCCTTGTTCTCAGGGGATTGTGATATTTTCTAGAAGCTGGGCGAGTGACGTTGGCTTAAGGAAAGAGTGGAATGTCCTGTGCGATGCTCTCCTAATAGCAGTTAACAGCCCCTTGGTACTCTATACAATCTTAATAGACCCCACCTGGACTGGAGGGCTTGCCTATGCCCGAAGCACTGCTCATCAGTTAAAGCAGAAACTGGGAACTGTTGGTGGTTACACAGGGAAAGTATGTGTCATTCCAAGGCTGATACacctgcccagcacacagtacAGACCTGGTGAAATCGCCATGCACTACCCCCAATCCTACAGGCTTGCCAGTGAAAATGAAATGGAAGACCTGTTGCAGGCCCTTATTGTGGTCTCACTGAGCTCCAGATCTCTTCTGAGTGACCAGCTGGGCTGTGAATTTTTCGACTTGCTCATAGCGGAGCAGGGTGAGCTGCTCTCAGAGAGCCTTCGGGAGACACGAGAATTGTTCATCCACTGCTTTCCAGGAACCAGGAAGACAGCCCTAGCCATAAGGATCATGGAGAAAATGAAGGATTTGTTCCACTGCAAACCAAAAGAGATCCTCTATGTTTGTGAAAGTGACTCCTTAAAGGATTACGTGAC CCAGAAAACCACCTGCCAAGCTGTGACCCAGAAAACCTTCATGCAAGGGGAGTTCCTAAAGATTAAACACATAGTGATGGATGAGACTGAGAATTTCTGCAGTCAATATGGAGACTGGTACACGAAAGCTAGGAGCATCACCCATCCAAAGGTGAGAGGGGCTGGAACCGAGAACCTTCACCATGGGATTCTCTGGCTTTTTCTTGACCCTTTCCAAGTCCATCATGGAGCTGTCAATGGCCTTCCCCCTCCATCTGCTCAGTTTCCTCGAAAAACAATCACCAATGGGATCCACTGTGCTCTGGAGATAGCAATGGtcatgaaagaagaaatgaagaagatcAAAGAAAACCCTCCCTCCAACATGTCCCCGGACACATTGGCATTGTTCAGGGAAGCTTCCTACAAGGAAGCAATGTGTGCCCAGGCTCTGCCTGGGGTGTGTGAGACAGAGACTAACATGACAACAGAACAGATTGCGAAACACGTGGCAGAAAGATGTCACAACCTGTTCCAATGTGGTTACTTGCCCAAAGATATAGCAATTCTGTGCAGGAGAAGGGAGGACAGAGGACGCTATGAGCTTGCACTGCTAAAAGCAATGAAATTAATGGAGACCCACGGAGCAACAGAAGTTGTGTTCAGCCAGGCTGCCGGTGTTTTGGGCAGTCATATCGTTTTAGACAGTATTCAGCAGTTTTCAGGCCTGAAGAGGAATATTGTGTTTGGTCTCAGTCCAGAATGTGCCCTGTCAGACGAATTTCATAAGCTCTGCTTTGCCTCAAGAGCTATTAAACACCTCTACCTGCTTTATGAAAAGAGAGCAGCcttctga
- the PEX12 gene encoding peroxisome assembly protein 12 yields the protein MAEHGAHITTASAVDDQPSIFEVVAQDSLMTAVRPALQHVVKVLAESNPAHYGFFWRWFDEIFTLLDLLLQQHYLSKTSASFSENFYGLKRIVTGDTHKLQRLASAGLPKKQLWKSVMFLVLLPYLKVKLEKLVSSLREEDEYSIHPPSSRWKRFYRAFLAAYPFVNMAWEGWFLVQQLRYILGKAQHHSPLLSLAGVRLGRLTLQDIQSLEHKPAEASRMQQPARSISEKIKSALKKAVGGVAISLSTGLSVGVFFLQFLEWWYSSENQETIKSLTALPTPPPPVHLDYNSDSPLLPKMKTVCPLCRKTRVNDTVLATSGYVFCYRCVFNYVRSHQACPITGYPTEVQHLIKLYSPEN from the exons ATGGCTGAGCACGGGGCTCACATCACAACTGCTTCTGCGGTGGATGACCAGCCATCCATCTTTGAGGTGGTAGCACAAGACAGTTTAATGACAGCAGTGAGACCTGCTCTTCAGCATGTGGTCAAG gTTCTTGCAGAATCCAATCCTGCCCACTATGGCTTCTTTTGGAGGTGGTTTGATGAAATCTTTACCCTGCTAGATCTTCTGCTCCAGCAGCATTATCTATCTAAAACCAGTGCCTCATTTTCTGAAAACTTTTATGGCTTAAAGAGGATTGTAACGGGAGATACGCACAAGCTTCAGAGATTGGCCAGTGCTGGTCTCCCAAAGAAGCAGCTCTGGAAGTCAGTTATGTTCCTGGTTCTTCTTCCCTACCTGAAAGTGAAGCTGGAGAAGCTGGTTTCTAGCCTGAGAGAAGAGGATGAATATTCTATCCATCCCCCTTCTTCTCGCTGGAAACGATTTTACAGAGCCTTTCTGGCAGCTTACCCATTTGTTAACATGGCCTGGGAAGGCTGGTTTCTTGTACAACAACTTCGATACATCCTTGGAAAGGCTCAGCATCACTCCCCACTGCTGAGTCTGGCTGGAGTCCGGCTAGGTCGACTTACACTTCAGGACATACAGTCTCTGGAGCACAAACCAGCAGAGGCCAGCAGGATGCAGCAACCAGCCAGAAG CATTAGTGAGAAGATAAAGTCAGCGTTGAAGAAAGCTGTGGGGGGCGTTGCCATATCCCTCTCTACTGGCCTTTCTGTGGGTGTATTCTTCCTGCAGTTTCTTGAGTGGTGGTACTCATCTGAAAATCAAGAAACCATCAAATCATTGACTGCCCTGCCTACTCCACCACCGCCTGTACACCTAGACTACAATTCTGATTCTCCTCTGTTACCCAAAATGAAGACTGTGTGCCCACTGTGTCGTAAAACCCGGGTGAACGATACTGTTCTTGCCACCTCTGGCTATGTGTTTTGTTATCGCTGTGTGTTTAATTACGTGAGAAGTCACCAAGCTTGTCCTATCACAGGTTATCCAACAGAAGTACAACATCTAATTAAACTGTACTCCCCTGAGAACTGA
- the SLFN14 gene encoding protein SLFN14 isoform X2, with amino-acid sequence MESLKTDTEMLYPEITVEVGRVTFGEENRKKMTDSYLKRTENSKIIQATCALLNSGGGVIKAEIDDKTYNYRCHGLGQDLETSFQKLLPSGSQKYLDYMQQGCNLLIFVKSWSPDVFSLPLRICSLRSNLYQRAVTSAINLNASSALELLREKQSRAQRGRSRVKELHPQKVLDRNIQEEEDMRMFASEFFKKDKLMYKEKLNFTESTHVELKRFTTKKIVPRIKEMLPHYVSAFANTHGGYLIIGVDDKSKEVFGCKREKVNPDLLKKEIENCIEKLPTFHFCCEKPKVNFTTKILNVYQKDVLYGYVCVVQVEPFCCVVFTEAPDSWIMRDNAVTRLTAEHWVAMMLDIQSASSLATDHGLPLSSPASSALRSPSFPTKVLEFKGALQQRLFPVTQEEIQFKPESLCKKLFSDHKGLEELMKTQIYPCSQGIVIFSRSWASDVGLRKEWNVLCDALLIAVNSPLVLYTILIDPTWTGGLAYARSTAHQLKQKLGTVGGYTGKVCVIPRLIHLPSTQYRPGEIAMHYPQSYRLASENEMEDLLQALIVVSLSSRSLLSDQLGCEFFDLLIAEQGELLSESLRETRELFIHCFPGTRKTALAIRIMEKMKDLFHCKPKEILYVCESDSLKDYVTQKTTCQAVTQKTFMQGEFLKIKHIVMDETENFCSQYGDWYTKARSITHPKVRGAGTENLHHGILWLFLDPFQVHHGAVNGLPPPSAQFPRKTITNGIHCALEIAMVMKEEMKKIKENPPSNMSPDTLALFREASYKEAMCAQALPGVCETETNMTTEQIAKHVAERCHNLFQCGYLPKDIAILCRRREDRGRYELALLKAMKLMETHGATEVVFSQAAGVLGSHIVLDSIQQFSGLKRNIVFGLSPECALSDEFHKLCFASRAIKHLYLLYEKRAAF; translated from the exons ATGGAGAGTCTCAAGACTGACACGGAAATGCTCTATCCTGAGATAACTGTAGAAGTGGGCAGAGTGACTTTTGGagaagagaacaggaagaagatgACCGACAGCTATTTGAAAAGAACTGAGAATTCTAAAATCATCCAAGCTACATGTGCACTGTTAAATTCTGGAGGGGGTGTGATCAAAGCGGAGATCGATGATAAAACTTATAATTACCGATGCCATGGGCTGGGACAGGATCTAGAAACTTCTTTTCAAAAGCTCCTTCCTTCAGGTTCACAGAAATACCTTGACTACATGCAGCAGGGGTGCAATCTCCTGATTTTTGTGAAGTCATGGAGCCCAGATGTTTTCAGCCTCCCCCTCAGGATTTGCAGCTTGCGCTCCAATTTATATCAGAGAGCTGTGACTTCCGCTATCAACTTGAATGCCAGCAGTGCCCTGGAACTTCTCAGAGAGAAGCAGTCTAGAGCTCAGAGAGGAAGATCGAGGGTGAAGGAGCTGCATCCTCAGAAAGTTCTTGACAGAAACATTCAGGAAGAGGAAGATATGAGGATGTTTGcctcagaattttttaaaaaggacaagcTCATGTATAAGGAGAAACTCAACTTCACTGAGTCAACACATGTCGAGTTGAAAAGGTTCACCACCAAAAAGATTGTCCCTCGGATTAAAGAAATGCTGCCTCATTATGTGTCTGCATTTGCCAATACTCACGGGGGATACCTAATTATTGGGGTGGATGATAAGAGCAAAGAAGTGTTTGGAtgtaagagagaaaaagtgaacCCTgacttattaaaaaaagaaatagaaaactgcaTAGAAAAACTGCCTACCTTCCACTTCTGCTGTGAGAAGCCAAAGGTGAATTTCACTACCAAAATCTTGAATGTGTACCAAAAGGATGTTCTGTATGGTTATGTCTGTGTGGTTCAAGTGGAGCCTTTCTGCTGTGTGGTATTCACAGAGGCCCCGGATTCCTGGATCATGAGGGACAATGCTGTCACAAGGCTGACAGCTGAGCACTGGGTGGCCATGATGCTGGATATTCAGTCAG CCTCCAGTCTGGCCACAGACCACGGTCTTCCCCTGAGTTCACCAGCTTCATCTGCACTTAGAAGCCCGTCATTTCCCACAAAAGTCTTGGAATTTAAGGGGGCTCTACAACAACGTTTGTTTCCAG TGACACAGGAAGAGATACAATTTAAACCAGAATCCCTCTGTAAGAAGCTATTCTCAGATCATAAAGGACTGGAGGAATTAATGAAGACACAGATATATCCTTGTTCTCAGGGGATTGTGATATTTTCTAGAAGCTGGGCGAGTGACGTTGGCTTAAGGAAAGAGTGGAATGTCCTGTGCGATGCTCTCCTAATAGCAGTTAACAGCCCCTTGGTACTCTATACAATCTTAATAGACCCCACCTGGACTGGAGGGCTTGCCTATGCCCGAAGCACTGCTCATCAGTTAAAGCAGAAACTGGGAACTGTTGGTGGTTACACAGGGAAAGTATGTGTCATTCCAAGGCTGATACacctgcccagcacacagtacAGACCTGGTGAAATCGCCATGCACTACCCCCAATCCTACAGGCTTGCCAGTGAAAATGAAATGGAAGACCTGTTGCAGGCCCTTATTGTGGTCTCACTGAGCTCCAGATCTCTTCTGAGTGACCAGCTGGGCTGTGAATTTTTCGACTTGCTCATAGCGGAGCAGGGTGAGCTGCTCTCAGAGAGCCTTCGGGAGACACGAGAATTGTTCATCCACTGCTTTCCAGGAACCAGGAAGACAGCCCTAGCCATAAGGATCATGGAGAAAATGAAGGATTTGTTCCACTGCAAACCAAAAGAGATCCTCTATGTTTGTGAAAGTGACTCCTTAAAGGATTACGTGAC CCAGAAAACCACCTGCCAAGCTGTGACCCAGAAAACCTTCATGCAAGGGGAGTTCCTAAAGATTAAACACATAGTGATGGATGAGACTGAGAATTTCTGCAGTCAATATGGAGACTGGTACACGAAAGCTAGGAGCATCACCCATCCAAAGGTGAGAGGGGCTGGAACCGAGAACCTTCACCATGGGATTCTCTGGCTTTTTCTTGACCCTTTCCAAGTCCATCATGGAGCTGTCAATGGCCTTCCCCCTCCATCTGCTCAGTTTCCTCGAAAAACAATCACCAATGGGATCCACTGTGCTCTGGAGATAGCAATGGtcatgaaagaagaaatgaagaagatcAAAGAAAACCCTCCCTCCAACATGTCCCCGGACACATTGGCATTGTTCAGGGAAGCTTCCTACAAGGAAGCAATGTGTGCCCAGGCTCTGCCTGGGGTGTGTGAGACAGAGACTAACATGACAACAGAACAGATTGCGAAACACGTGGCAGAAAGATGTCACAACCTGTTCCAATGTGGTTACTTGCCCAAAGATATAGCAATTCTGTGCAGGAGAAGGGAGGACAGAGGACGCTATGAGCTTGCACTGCTAAAAGCAATGAAATTAATGGAGACCCACGGAGCAACAGAAGTTGTGTTCAGCCAGGCTGCCGGTGTTTTGGGCAGTCATATCGTTTTAGACAGTATTCAGCAGTTTTCAGGCCTGAAGAGGAATATTGTGTTTGGTCTCAGTCCAGAATGTGCCCTGTCAGACGAATTTCATAAGCTCTGCTTTGCCTCAAGAGCTATTAAACACCTCTACCTGCTTTATGAAAAGAGAGCAGCcttctga